A region of [Bacteroides] pectinophilus DNA encodes the following proteins:
- a CDS encoding DUF3881 family protein: protein MHLFLRAIGFAEFDAEGEKKLIESAAAQSPENNLLMKKNEYYGRAELLVPISDSTGICVYGALEDVKDGSASSFRPIYYYPMLMGSSRSDNDELSIERHYDKESYEVICDDLKPGVTLMFYLQNALDYLRYRQGRVESGKEKPDYFMLDRKNPAEKDAISGKDVILSALSVGGMIILPTASRSTSRRPVSGREAAKDAARRNLLAAAKNGDQDAIESLTIDDLDTYTAISRRIMNEDVLSIVDTSFMPCGVECDQYSVIGEILEVDNQTNVITDEKIWILKLICNDIVFDMAINEADLVGEPAVGRRFKGVVWLQGEVLI, encoded by the coding sequence ATGCATCTTTTTTTGAGGGCAATAGGATTTGCAGAATTTGACGCAGAGGGCGAGAAGAAGTTAATAGAGTCGGCGGCAGCGCAGAGTCCGGAGAATAATCTCCTCATGAAGAAGAATGAATACTACGGAAGAGCAGAGCTGCTGGTGCCGATAAGCGACAGCACGGGCATATGTGTATATGGGGCTCTTGAGGATGTTAAGGATGGCAGTGCTTCGTCATTCAGACCTATTTATTATTATCCGATGCTTATGGGGAGCAGCAGAAGTGACAATGACGAGTTATCGATAGAGCGGCATTATGACAAGGAGTCATATGAAGTTATATGTGACGACCTTAAGCCCGGAGTGACTTTGATGTTCTATCTTCAGAATGCACTTGATTATCTGAGGTACAGACAGGGCAGAGTTGAATCCGGTAAGGAAAAGCCGGATTATTTTATGCTTGACCGCAAGAATCCGGCAGAGAAGGATGCGATAAGCGGCAAGGATGTCATTCTCTCGGCGCTTTCGGTAGGCGGAATGATAATTCTGCCAACAGCAAGCCGCAGCACGTCAAGACGTCCTGTATCAGGCCGTGAGGCAGCTAAGGATGCAGCAAGAAGGAATCTGCTGGCGGCAGCCAAGAATGGTGACCAGGACGCCATAGAGAGTCTTACTATTGATGACCTTGATACATATACAGCGATATCAAGAAGAATTATGAATGAAGATGTTCTTTCAATTGTGGATACTTCATTTATGCCATGTGGTGTTGAGTGCGACCAATACTCGGTTATAGGTGAGATTCTGGAGGTCGATAATCAGACCAATGTAATCACTGATGAGAAGATATGGATTCTCAAGCTCATTTGCAATGACATCGTATTTGACATGGCGATCAACGAGGCGGACCTTGTCGGCGAACCGGCTGTAGGCAGAAGGTTCAAGGGTGTTGTATGGCTGCAGGGCGAAGTCCTCATCTAA
- a CDS encoding HD domain-containing protein has protein sequence MQQVHVDNLRGNEVLGMPVVSSGNVILISEGTVLSEEYIKKLRELDIQDVYIRNNGADENRVYSIDETYSESKRNIENVLEKHIYKHNSDLQKVAVEAVRIMDSVIEKPEVVNGLTEIRNISTDMYSHCINVCSMSTILAIRLKMTETQVHDIAMGAILHDIGLKYIKVPYINVDVEDMSPKNQMEYKKHTIYGYSALQDETWLSDTAKDIILMHHEREDGNGYPFQNSRFRVSQEVKLVAVCDDFDAMISGIGRRKMKIYEAIEYIKVNAGIIYERSVASKLLKTMAVYPVGTRVLTSDGEIGVVEKQNSEAPERPVIKILKGADGHDYEKPDFKDLMKILTLFIVDTID, from the coding sequence ATGCAACAGGTACATGTAGACAATTTAAGAGGTAATGAGGTTCTTGGCATGCCGGTCGTGTCATCAGGCAACGTCATACTGATAAGCGAAGGAACGGTACTTAGCGAAGAATATATCAAAAAACTGCGCGAACTTGACATTCAGGATGTATACATACGCAATAATGGTGCGGATGAGAACAGAGTATACAGTATTGATGAGACATATAGCGAGTCAAAGCGTAATATTGAGAATGTGCTTGAAAAACACATTTACAAGCATAACAGTGATTTGCAGAAGGTTGCGGTAGAAGCAGTAAGGATAATGGACTCTGTTATCGAGAAACCGGAGGTTGTTAACGGACTTACTGAGATACGTAATATAAGCACGGACATGTATTCTCATTGTATTAATGTGTGTTCAATGTCAACAATTCTTGCCATAAGGCTTAAGATGACAGAGACTCAGGTGCATGATATAGCAATGGGGGCGATACTTCACGATATAGGGCTTAAGTATATAAAGGTTCCTTATATTAATGTGGATGTCGAAGATATGTCTCCGAAGAATCAGATGGAATATAAGAAGCATACTATATATGGATATAGCGCGCTTCAGGATGAGACATGGCTTTCTGACACAGCCAAGGATATTATACTTATGCATCATGAGCGTGAGGATGGCAATGGATATCCTTTCCAGAATTCAAGATTCAGGGTAAGCCAGGAGGTTAAGCTTGTTGCGGTATGTGATGATTTTGATGCAATGATAAGCGGAATCGGACGCAGGAAGATGAAGATATATGAGGCTATTGAGTACATAAAGGTCAATGCCGGAATTATATATGAGCGTTCTGTTGCATCCAAGCTTCTTAAGACCATGGCGGTATATCCGGTAGGAACGAGAGTACTTACAAGTGACGGCGAGATCGGTGTAGTGGAGAAACAGAATTCGGAAGCACCGGAGAGACCTGTTATAAAGATTCTTAAAGGAGCAGACGGACATGATTATGAGAAGCCGGATTTTAAGGATCTTATGAAGATTCTTACATTATTTATAGTTGATACGATTGATTAG